One Hypanus sabinus isolate sHypSab1 chromosome 4, sHypSab1.hap1, whole genome shotgun sequence genomic region harbors:
- the LOC132393106 gene encoding putative potassium channel regulatory protein, translating into MNKAEVVILNVGGIKYSTYAGTLKRYHDSRLAQALEGGDPDFRIINGQIFIDRDGSLFRYILDFLRTRQLDLPSAFSDHDRLVREAEFYNLPFLVELVKQDRLKQKLEILEVRYSLQETYSFFRVFCSCNSTIETLAGRIMVFAEQPGQNWNHSSVQKPLVLIPLQRPSHHDLVFQCGTDYSVGDELSTRYVSIQPDERKLTNGSNVLGLLIDTLLREGFCLISTRTVSPTEKIECYTFERNRRTEYLGASIGQGETSTNIVRFQAEMPQNRRNYKI; encoded by the exons ATGAATAAGGCAGAGGTTGTGATTCTGAATGTTGGGGGTATAAAGTACTCCACATATGCAGGCACCCTCAAGAGGTACCACGATTCCAGGTTAGCACAAGCGTTGGAAGGAGGTGATCCCGATTTCCGAATAATCAACGGACAAATTTTCATTGACAGGGATGGTAGTCTGTTTCGGTACATTCTGGATTTCTTGAGAACTCGACAGCTCGATCTCCCTTCTGCATTCTCGGATCACGACAGGCTGGTGAGGGAGGCAGAATTCTACAATTTGCCTTTCTTGGTTGAACTTGTCAAGCAGGATCGGCTGAAACAAAAGTTGGAAATCTTGGAGGTGAGATACTCCCTGCAGGAAACCTACTCCTTCTTCAGAGTTTTCTGTTCCTGTAATAGTACCATTGAAACATTAGCTGGACGTATTATGGTGTTTGCAGAACAGCCTGGCCAGAATTGGAATCATTCCTCAGTTCAGAAACCCTTGGTTTTGATTCCATTGCAGAGACCTTCTCACCACGATCTCGTCTTTCAATGTGGAACTGACTATTCAGTTGGAGATGAGCTTTCAACAAG GTATGTATCTATCCAGCCAGATGAAAGAAAACTTACCAATGGCTCTAATGTCCTGGGATTACTCATAGACACTTTACTGAGGGAAGGTTTTTGCCTTATAAGCACGAGGACAGTCTCTCCTACTGAGAAGATTGAATGTTACACATTCGAACGAAACAGAAGAACTGAGTATCTCGGTGCATCTATTGGGCAAGGAGAAACAAGTACCAACATAGTTCGTTTTCAAGCAGAAATGCCACAGAATAGGAGGAACTACAAAATATAG